Within Kamptonema formosum PCC 6407, the genomic segment CTTGTTACTTAACCGGATTAGTTATTTGCGCTCGCTGCGGCTATAAATGCGTGTTAAAGCGCAGCGCTCAATATCAATATTACGGGTGCAGGCAATCGGGAACTGGTTGCCAAAACCGCTCTTGCATTCGCCTTGAAAAATTGATCAAGCCATTATTAGTCAATTATTTCTCAAAGCCACGTCCTTGGAATCGGCACAGGAGGAACAGGAAGTTTCTTTCCAATGCCCTCCAGAAGTAATCAAGTTAAAACAGCAAC encodes:
- a CDS encoding zinc ribbon domain-containing protein, coding for MRGHTSYCKTNISSKGSTKKKPEEWQLHLNTHPTERLITDEEFVELQTLQQFNAKKVATSGKTCYLTGLVICARCGYKCVLKRSAQYQYYGCRQSGTGCQNRSCIRLEKLIKPLLVNYFSKPRPWNRHRRNRKFLSNALQK